The Actinopolyspora erythraea genome has a segment encoding these proteins:
- the trpC gene encoding indole-3-glycerol phosphate synthase TrpC translates to MTTATSGPSRTMLTALVAASQRQTDRRRTVRPLADVARGADRAEPARDLLAALSRPGLSVIAEMKRRSPSKGSLTAGYRPEELARVYDRSRASAISVLTHEEGFGGSPEHLRVIRPETSLPLLRKDFVTDEYQVVEARALGADAVLLIASVLSTERMAALLKCARELGMEALVEVHDEDEVDTALEVDARVIGVNHRDLHTFGIDMTRTERLRARIGHDRVLVGESGLRSVTDARRLRRTGADAALVGESLMRSSRPEAKIEELSQV, encoded by the coding sequence ATGACTACTGCGACCAGCGGGCCGTCCAGGACCATGCTGACCGCCCTCGTAGCCGCGTCCCAGCGGCAGACCGATCGACGCAGGACGGTCCGTCCCCTGGCCGACGTCGCCCGCGGTGCCGACAGGGCGGAGCCCGCTCGAGATCTGTTGGCCGCGCTGAGCCGTCCCGGACTGAGCGTGATCGCCGAGATGAAACGGCGCAGCCCCTCGAAGGGCTCCCTGACAGCCGGCTACCGGCCGGAGGAGCTGGCTCGGGTCTACGACCGCTCGCGAGCCTCGGCGATCTCCGTGCTCACCCACGAGGAGGGATTCGGAGGCAGCCCCGAACACCTGCGCGTGATCCGCCCCGAGACATCGCTGCCGTTGCTGCGCAAGGACTTCGTCACCGACGAGTACCAGGTGGTCGAGGCACGTGCGCTGGGGGCCGATGCCGTGCTGCTCATCGCCTCCGTGCTGTCCACCGAGCGGATGGCGGCCCTGTTGAAGTGCGCGAGGGAACTCGGCATGGAAGCCCTCGTGGAAGTCCACGACGAGGACGAGGTCGACACCGCCTTGGAAGTGGACGCCCGGGTCATCGGTGTCAATCACCGCGACCTGCACACCTTCGGCATCGACATGACCCGCACGGAGCGGTTGCGCGCGCGGATCGGTCACGACCGCGTACTGGTCGGCGAAAGCGGCCTGCGTTCGGTGACCGACGCGCGCAGGTTGCGCCGCACCGGCGCCGACGCCGCTCTGGTCGGCGAATCGCTGATGCGGTCGAGCCGCCCCGAGGCGAAGATCGAGGAGTTGAGCCAGGTATGA